In Phycodurus eques isolate BA_2022a unplaced genomic scaffold, UOR_Pequ_1.1 contig_25, whole genome shotgun sequence, one genomic interval encodes:
- the LOC133398213 gene encoding LOW QUALITY PROTEIN: E3 ubiquitin-protein ligase TRIM35-like (The sequence of the model RefSeq protein was modified relative to this genomic sequence to represent the inferred CDS: deleted 2 bases in 1 codon) has translation MARRVEDNLQCPTCLDIFKDPVILPCSHSFCRACVQQRWEEKGDRSCPVCETKCKTLDPPTNLALRNLGEALSQASVESEAICSLHEEKLKLFCLDHQELVCLICRDANPHCGHKFQPLSEAARDHREKFQKALQDMKRKMKDYYEIRDNCYEQAEYIKVQRDQVEQKIKKDFEELRRFLQLEEKAKLSAVNKEEQMKSQMMKEKIEALDSNIGAISDVIRTTEEQLMSDQVSFVKKYQVAMTRIQELPDKPRLLPGALLDEAKHVGNLKFTVWERVKEMVSYSPVILDPNTAVPELNLSEDLTSVSFRIGAQRPKNPERSSLENVLGSALDSGTHMWDVEVGDNSEWELGVAWGNLYCPDSWLIWSEQ, from the exons ATGGCTAGAAGAGTTGAGGACAATCTCCAATGTCCAACCTGTTTGGACATCTTCAAAGATCCCGTCATACTGCCGTGTAGTCACAGCTTCTGTCGCGCGTGTGTGCAACAGCGTTGGGAGGAGAAAGGAGATCGATCGTGTCCAGTCTGCGAGACAAAGTGTAAAACGCTGGATCCACCTACAAATTTGGCACTGAGGAATTTGGGTGAGGCCCTTTCACAAGCCTCAGTGGAGTCAGAGGCTATCTGCAGCTTGCATGAGGAGAAACTGAAACTCTTCTGTTTGGACCACCAGGAGCTTGTGTGCCTCATTTGCAGAGATGCAAAC CCACACTGTGGCCACAAGTTCCAACCCCTCAGTGAAGCTGCGCGAGACCACAGAGAGAAATTCCAGAAAGCCCTGCAGGACATGAAGAGAAAAATGAAAGATTATTACGAGATTAGAGACAATTGCTACGAACAAGCAGAGTACATCAAGGTCCAGAGGGACCAGGTTGAACAAAAGATTAAAAAGGATTTTGAGGAGCTTCGTCGCTTCCTGCAGCTTGAGGAGAAGGCCAAGTTGTCTGCTGTGAATAAGGAAGAACAGATGAAGAGTCAGATGATGAAGGAGAAGATTGAGGCTCTCGACAGTAACATTGGCGCTATCTCAGATGTGATCCGAACCACAGAGGAACAGCTGATGTCTGACCAGGTTTCCTTCGTGAAGAAATACCAGGTTGCGATGACCAGAATCCAAGAACTGCCCGACAAGCCCAGGCTGCTCCCAGGAGCTCTGCTGGATGAAGCCAAACACGTGGGCAACCTCAAGTTCACCGTGTGGGAACGAGTGAAGGAGATGGTCTCCTACAGTCCCGTGATTCTGGACCCAAATACGGCCGTTCCAGAACTCAACCTGTCTGAAGATCTGACCAGTGTGAGTTTTAGAATAGGAGCGCAGCGTCCAAAGAATCCAGAGAGGTCAAGCTTGGAAAATGTGCTCGGTTCTGCTTTGGACTCGGGAACACACATGTGGGATGTTGAGGTGGGAGACAACTCAGAGTGGGAACTGGGGGTGGCGTGGGGGAACCTTTACTGCCCAGATTCCTGGTTGATATG GTCAGAACAGTAG
- the LOC133398198 gene encoding gastrula zinc finger protein XlCGF57.1-like encodes MCARGTAEYDEELWGPKEEKEPQLVTIDIGKDLQPERQEPQPPHIKEEEEDVEVHHIREEEELETTRINKEEEEERPHIKQEEEEEEDIAKFSTDVPLKSEGDGRREESKRAEPPSSSSSQRMTTEGDGDPDGGSQQDGLLAPLSDSDGMMSQSPNTDENYDDKQSEGDMEIPTDKKQWKCSQLGKTFADKKGLKEHKITQTGEKPFACSYCGQRFTRKQTLKIHTKTHTGEKLFSCSYCGQIFSDKGQLKRHTRRHTGEKPFSCSVCSKRFTQKGTLKIHTRTHTGEKPFSCSVCGQRFTQKGDLKIHARTHTGEKPFVCSVCGQRFTYEGQFKIHTRTHTGEKPFSCSVCGQRFSQSKTFKIHTRTHTGEKPFSCSVCSKRFTQKGQLKVHSRTHTGEKPFSCSVCGQRFSVKGSLKRHTRTHTGEKPFSCSVCSKRFTRKGDLKIHTRTHTGEKPFACSRCSKRFTRKGDLKVHTRTHTGEKPFSCSDCSQRFSDEAQLKTLKNPH; translated from the coding sequence ACATCGGTAAAGATCTTCAACCTGAGCGGCAGGAGCCAcagccccctcacattaaagaggaagaggaggatgtagAGGTCCACCACATTAGAGAGGAAGAGGAATTGGAGACCACTCGCATTaacaaagaggaggaagaagagcgcccccacatcaaacaggaagaggaggaggaggaggatatcGCCAAGTTTTCGACTgatgtccctttgaagagtgaaggtGACGGTCGAAGAGAGGAGAGCAAAAGGGCGGAGCCTCCAAgtagcagctcaagtcaacgcATGACAACAGAAGGCGATGGAGACCCCGATGGAGGATCACAACAAGAtggcctcttagctccactatcagaCAGTGATGGCATGATGTCACAATCTCCGAACACTGATGAAAATTATGATGATAAACAGTCTGAAGGTGATATGGAAATTCCCACTGAcaagaaacaatggaaatgttctcagctTGGGAAAACCTTTGCTGACAAGAAGGGTTTGAAAGAACACAAGATAACacaaactggagagaaaccttttgcctgctcatattgcggtcaaagattcactcggaAGCAAaccttgaaaatacacacaaaaacacacactggcgagaaactTTTTTCCTGCTCTTATTGTGGGCAAATATTCTCTGATAAGGGAcaattaaaaagacacacaagaagacacactggtgagaaacctttttcctgttcagtttgcagtaaaagatTCACACAGAAGGGAaccttgaaaatacacacaagaacgcatactggagagaaacctttttcctgctcagtttgtggtcaaagattcactcagaagggagatTTGAAAATACAcgcaagaacccacactggtgagaaaccttttgtctgctcagtttgcggtcaaagattcacttATGAGGGTCAattcaaaatacacacaagaacccacaccggagagaaacctttttcctgctcagtttgtggccaaagattctcacAGAGTAAAACcttcaaaatacacacaagaacacacactggtgagaaacctttttcgtGCTCCGTTTGTAGTAAAAGATTTACTCAAAAGGGACAATTAAAAGTGCActcaagaacccacactggtgagaaaccgttttcctgctcagtttgtggtcaaagattctctgtaaagggaagcttaaaaagacacacaagaacccacactggtgagaaacctttttcctgctcagtttgcagtaaaagatTCACGAGGAAgggagatttaaaaatacacaccagaacgcacacaggagagaaaccttttgcctgctcacgTTGCAGTAAAAGATTCACGAGGAAGGGAGATTTAAaagtacacacaagaacacacactggagagaagcctttCTCCTGCTCAGATTGCagccaaagattctctgatgAGGCACAATTAAAAACACTCAAGAACCCACACTGA
- the LOC133398180 gene encoding uncharacterized protein LOC133398180, with protein MVILSSGTNNFLDKRHTSCFPTWESAARSAPSRECRRAWEVTGDESTCTSRRKRRPRLLSHKSAFTQTASADMNRVLVCVLTAALSLGNGQQTVHQPAGDVHAVEGARVTLDCSFDSTRSDDWILWYKQEVNAAPEFVLSISKIGQGKTEKKYADRFRSSMDASTTQAPLHIESVKLSDSALYYCALRPTLTHPLACLHKNTCTRLVPRHIGGVVSRESTSHCAKGGS; from the exons ATGGTGATTCTTTCTTCTGGTACCAACAACTTCCTGGACAAGCGCCACACTTCCTGCTTTCCCACTTGGGAATCGGCAGCCCGTTCAGCGCCAAGCCGGGAATGTCGGCGAGCGTGGGAAGTGACAGGAGACGAGTCCACCTGCACATCGAGGAG GAAGCGAAGGCCGCGCCTCCTCAGCCACAAGTCAGCATTCACGCAGACTGCCAGTGCAGACATGAATCGGGTGCTCGTGTGCGTGCTGACGGCTGCTTTGAGTCTCG GAAATGGTCAGCAAACAGTGCACCAGCCGGCGGGCGATGTCCACGCTGTGGAGGGCGCGAGGGTGACGCTGGACTGCAGCTTCGACAGCACACGGAGCGACGACTGGATCTTATGgtacaaacaggaagtgaacgCGGCACCCGAGTTTGTTCTGAGCATCTCAAAGATCGGTCAGGGCAAGACGGAGAAGAAGTACGCCGacaggtttcgctccagcatGGACGCCAGCACCACGCAAGCTCCTCTGCATATCGAGAGCGTGAAGCTGAGCGACTCGGCACTCTATTACTGCGCCCTGCGGCCCACGCTGACACATCCGCTGGCGTGCCTGCACAAAAACACCTGCACCCGCCTCGTGCCACGTCACATCGGGGGTGTGGTCTCACGGGAGTCGACGAGTCACTGTGCAAAAGGAGGATCTTGA